A stretch of the Desulfobacter sp. genome encodes the following:
- the moaC gene encoding cyclic pyranopterin monophosphate synthase MoaC: protein MKEFTHLDDQGRVRMVDVGNKAPTKRQAIARGRITMTPETLSMILDEKVKKGNVLETARIAGVMAAKKTWDLIPMCHPINLTYARVDFLPNRPINAIDIEAEVSLTEKTGVEMEALTAVSVAALTIYDMCKAYDKAMEISNIHLAAKSGGKSGTYRSEKT, encoded by the coding sequence ATGAAGGAATTTACCCATTTGGATGACCAGGGCCGGGTCAGAATGGTGGATGTGGGCAATAAAGCCCCCACCAAAAGGCAGGCCATTGCCAGGGGGCGTATTACCATGACCCCGGAGACCCTGAGCATGATTCTGGATGAAAAGGTTAAAAAGGGAAACGTGCTTGAGACCGCACGGATCGCCGGTGTTATGGCGGCCAAAAAGACCTGGGATCTGATTCCCATGTGCCATCCCATCAACCTGACCTATGCCAGGGTTGATTTTTTACCCAACCGGCCCATCAATGCCATTGACATTGAGGCCGAGGTCTCTTTGACAGAGAAAACCGGGGTGGAAATGGAGGCGTTGACAGCCGTTTCTGTTGCGGCCCTGACCATTTATGACATGTGCAAGGCCTATGACAAGGCCATGGAAATATCCAATATCCACCTGGCGGCCAAATCCGGGGGAAAAAGCGGCACCTATCGTTCGGAAAAGACCTGA
- a CDS encoding DNA recombination protein RmuC: MTGITMEQLGFFSAGLAAGIVLAALAARFGLFFFADRFRELSSQALYENSLKFMDLAQSHFKGYVQEARHDFKAKGDEIKQAVDPVHRVLDKYEQRLGIMEKDREHAFGSISRYLTEMAKTQQQLYLETGNLVKALRVPHVRGRWGEITLKRVAELSGMAEYCDFFEQAVEGQGKGALRPDMVVTLPGSRKIVVDAKVPLMAYLDALEACDEKERNARMRAHAGQVLAHVSQLSSKQYWSAFTPSPEFVVLFIPGENFFSAALSQKPDLIEKAIEQGVILATPTTLIAMLKAISYSWRQQKGYENAEAIRDLGSELFSRLSTMTDHMNRLGKDIEKTAATFNRTAGAMETRVMASARKFETLSVASAPLPELSSISHEKSVTRHLVKRTMTDD, from the coding sequence ATGACAGGGATTACCATGGAACAGCTTGGGTTTTTCAGTGCCGGCCTTGCTGCCGGCATTGTGCTTGCCGCATTGGCTGCCCGGTTCGGCCTGTTTTTTTTTGCCGACCGGTTCAGGGAATTGTCCTCCCAGGCCCTGTATGAGAATTCTTTAAAATTCATGGACCTTGCCCAGTCCCATTTTAAGGGGTATGTGCAGGAGGCGCGGCACGATTTTAAGGCCAAGGGGGACGAGATAAAGCAGGCTGTGGACCCGGTTCACAGGGTGCTGGACAAATATGAACAGCGCCTGGGAATTATGGAAAAGGACAGGGAACATGCCTTTGGTTCCATCAGCCGTTATTTGACAGAGATGGCCAAGACCCAGCAGCAGCTTTATCTGGAAACCGGAAATCTGGTCAAAGCCCTTCGGGTGCCCCATGTCAGAGGGCGCTGGGGAGAGATTACCCTGAAAAGGGTGGCTGAACTTTCCGGCATGGCCGAGTATTGTGACTTTTTTGAGCAGGCCGTAGAAGGGCAGGGCAAAGGGGCTTTGCGTCCGGATATGGTGGTCACCCTGCCGGGCAGCCGGAAGATCGTGGTGGATGCCAAAGTGCCTTTGATGGCCTATCTGGATGCTCTAGAAGCCTGTGATGAAAAAGAGAGAAACGCCAGGATGAGGGCCCATGCCGGACAGGTCCTGGCCCATGTTTCCCAATTGTCATCCAAGCAGTATTGGTCGGCATTTACCCCGAGCCCTGAGTTTGTTGTGCTTTTTATCCCCGGTGAAAATTTTTTTTCCGCAGCCCTTTCCCAGAAGCCGGATCTCATTGAAAAAGCAATTGAACAGGGCGTGATTCTGGCCACCCCGACCACCCTCATTGCCATGCTCAAGGCAATATCCTATTCCTGGCGCCAGCAAAAGGGATATGAAAATGCAGAAGCCATAAGAGATTTGGGGTCTGAGCTTTTTAGCAGGCTTTCCACCATGACCGACCATATGAACCGCCTTGGAAAGGATATTGAAAAAACAGCCGCCACCTTCAACAGGACCGCAGGGGCCATGGAAACACGGGTGATGGCCTCGGCCCGAAAATTTGAAACCCTGTCTGTGGCCTCCGCTCCCTTGCCTGAGCTGTCTTCTATTTCCCATGAAAAGAGCGTCACCCGTCACCTGGTAAAAAGGACAATGACCGATGACTAG
- a CDS encoding murein transglycosylase A, which produces MTSANSLEQPPFKRAVVLFFFLVLSLILFTGCRGKTTPEDVVQVPVVKISSRQYPKFLDTLGFENLESAIDQSLVYFNRVPPTRTYVYGKDQYDAVHMIHSLETFKQFLIGRPTGPELNQFIRKWFHVYKSVGNTNGQVLFTGYFEPTYKGSLTRSDNFSFPVYSMPQDLFQIDLSKFSDKYKGHKRLMARVAQETGQVLPYYARKEINTTPDFEKRAEPVVWLASRVDRFFLEIQGSGRMALENGEELRVHYAGSNGNAYRSVGRYLIDKNEIPREKMSMQAIREWLEKNPSQMDEVLHFNKSVVFFKAGKGGPFGSIGVAITPLRAIATDPKVFPKGGLAFVETALPGKENQPKDEWERASFFALNQDTGGAIKGPGRVDIFCGNRNWAEFTAGHMTAHGQIYFLVMK; this is translated from the coding sequence ATGACTAGCGCAAACAGTTTAGAGCAGCCCCCCTTTAAACGGGCAGTGGTTTTGTTTTTTTTTCTGGTGTTAAGCCTTATCCTTTTTACCGGATGCCGGGGCAAAACCACTCCAGAGGATGTGGTGCAGGTCCCTGTGGTAAAAATATCTTCAAGGCAGTATCCTAAATTTTTGGACACCCTGGGATTTGAGAATCTTGAATCCGCCATTGACCAGAGCCTGGTTTATTTTAACCGGGTGCCCCCGACCCGGACCTATGTGTACGGCAAGGATCAATACGATGCCGTTCACATGATCCATTCCCTTGAGACCTTTAAACAATTTTTAATTGGCCGTCCCACCGGGCCTGAATTGAATCAATTTATCCGCAAGTGGTTTCATGTGTATAAAAGCGTGGGAAATACCAATGGACAGGTGCTGTTTACAGGATATTTTGAGCCCACTTACAAGGGCAGCCTGACCCGAAGCGACAATTTTTCCTTTCCGGTATATTCCATGCCCCAAGATCTTTTCCAGATTGATCTGTCCAAATTTTCAGACAAGTATAAGGGGCATAAACGCCTCATGGCCCGGGTGGCCCAAGAGACCGGCCAGGTTTTGCCCTATTATGCCAGAAAAGAGATTAATACCACCCCTGATTTTGAAAAAAGGGCAGAACCTGTGGTCTGGCTGGCCTCCAGGGTGGACCGGTTTTTTCTGGAGATCCAGGGATCGGGCCGGATGGCTTTGGAAAACGGAGAAGAACTCAGGGTTCACTATGCCGGATCCAACGGTAATGCCTATAGATCCGTTGGCAGGTATTTGATTGATAAAAATGAGATCCCCCGGGAGAAAATGTCCATGCAGGCCATCCGTGAATGGCTGGAGAAAAATCCCTCTCAAATGGATGAGGTGCTGCATTTTAACAAGAGCGTTGTGTTTTTTAAGGCAGGCAAGGGAGGCCCCTTTGGCAGTATCGGCGTGGCCATCACCCCGTTGCGGGCCATTGCCACAGACCCCAAGGTCTTTCCCAAGGGGGGGCTGGCCTTTGTTGAGACGGCGCTGCCCGGAAAAGAGAACCAGCCTAAAGATGAGTGGGAACGGGCCTCGTTTTTTGCTTTAAACCAGGATACGGGCGGGGCCATCAAAGGGCCGGGCCGGGTGGATATCTTCTGCGGAAACAGGAACTGGGCCGAATTTACAGCCGGCCATATGACAGCCCATGGGCAGATCTATTTTCTGGTGATGAAATAA
- a CDS encoding pentapeptide repeat-containing protein: MIRFFNIFSLVIFLSLLCTVHARAFDEKDLSRLKQTKQCPGCNLTGAKLDSANLSDAFLSGAKLDGADLTGADLTGADLSGVNLDVVLSGVTWTNGCKCKNYKCSNCR; this comes from the coding sequence ATGATTCGATTTTTCAACATTTTTTCTTTGGTTATTTTTCTATCTCTTTTGTGTACGGTTCATGCGAGGGCCTTTGATGAAAAAGACCTGAGCCGGCTTAAACAGACGAAACAATGTCCTGGTTGCAACCTGACCGGTGCTAAGCTGGACAGTGCGAACCTGTCCGATGCTTTCCTGTCCGGTGCGAAACTCGACGGTGCTGACCTGACCGGTGCTGACCTGACCGGTGCTGACCTGTCCGGTGTTAACCTGGACGTTGTCCTGTCCGGTGTAACCTGGACCAACGGTTGCAAATGTAAAAACTATAAATGTTCAAATTGTCGATAA
- a CDS encoding IS256 family transposase — MTEENTEFDFQKALKGIQEGKPFTGKGGVLTSLIKNLAEAALEGELESHLGQEVSANRRNGKSKKTIKSLDSKFELETPRDRAGTFSPQIVKKHQTTLSDEIERKIIALYGLGMSYNDMASHLQEIYGLEISNATLSTITDKIIHTVKEWQARPLENVYPIVWLDAIHYKVRENGKVGSKAVYTILGVNIEGRKEVLGLYISENEGANFWLQVLTDLSNRGVKDILIACVDGLKGFPEAIETIFPDTEVQLCVVHQIRNSLKYVGSKNKKEFMTDLKRVYKAVNKDLAEEELDILENKWNDKYPIVIKSWRNNWERLSHFFKYPEEIRRIIYTTNTIEAVHRQFRKLTKTKGSFPNQNSLLKLLYMGIQNASKKWTMPIQNWSLTISQLAIFFEGRLDKELGI; from the coding sequence ATGACCGAAGAAAACACCGAATTTGATTTTCAAAAAGCCCTTAAAGGCATCCAGGAAGGTAAACCCTTCACAGGTAAGGGCGGCGTCCTTACATCATTAATCAAAAATCTTGCTGAAGCTGCTCTTGAAGGAGAGTTGGAGTCCCATCTCGGGCAGGAAGTTTCTGCCAACCGCCGTAATGGAAAAAGCAAAAAGACCATTAAATCCCTGGATAGTAAATTTGAGCTGGAAACCCCGCGTGACAGGGCCGGAACCTTCTCTCCACAGATCGTCAAAAAACATCAGACAACGCTCAGCGATGAAATTGAAAGAAAGATAATAGCCCTTTACGGCCTGGGCATGAGCTATAATGATATGGCTTCCCATTTACAGGAAATCTATGGACTTGAGATTTCAAATGCCACTCTGAGCACCATTACCGATAAAATCATCCATACCGTCAAAGAATGGCAGGCCAGGCCGTTGGAAAATGTGTACCCAATCGTATGGCTTGATGCCATACATTATAAAGTACGAGAAAACGGAAAGGTCGGCAGCAAAGCCGTTTACACAATTCTTGGGGTGAATATCGAGGGCCGCAAAGAGGTTCTTGGGCTGTACATATCCGAGAATGAGGGTGCGAACTTCTGGCTGCAGGTGTTAACAGACCTTTCAAACCGAGGGGTAAAAGATATCCTGATTGCCTGTGTTGATGGTCTAAAAGGTTTTCCCGAGGCCATTGAGACCATATTCCCGGACACAGAAGTTCAACTCTGCGTAGTCCACCAGATCCGAAATTCATTGAAATACGTTGGTTCCAAAAATAAAAAGGAATTTATGACAGATCTAAAACGTGTTTATAAAGCGGTCAATAAGGATCTGGCCGAAGAAGAACTGGATATCTTGGAAAATAAATGGAATGACAAATACCCGATTGTGATAAAATCCTGGCGGAACAACTGGGAACGCCTCAGTCATTTCTTTAAATATCCAGAAGAGATTCGACGGATAATATACACCACAAATACCATTGAGGCTGTGCATCGACAGTTTCGAAAACTGACCAAAACAAAGGGATCATTCCCGAACCAGAACAGCCTGTTAAAGCTGCTTTACATGGGGATCCAAAACGCCAGTAAAAAATGGACAATGCCGATTCAAAATTGGTCACTGACAATTTCCCAGTTGGCAATTTTCTTTGAAGGCCGGCTGGATAAAGAGCTGGGAATTTGA
- a CDS encoding site-specific integrase codes for MTQLRKQFERHMSLHRLSPKTHKAYMSAIKSLALHYKQSPDKLTDEQLQNYLDYIIVERKLSWNTCNVQFSGIKRFCKHVLKKEPKLSIPPRPKERKIFMALSQEEVERILNACGNLKHYTLLLAVYSAGLRVSEVVKLQPIHIERSCKMIRIEQGKGRKDRYTVLSDILLKTLENYWQTYRQGKWIFPGQTRARHLTIDSAQRIYYKAKMKAGVERGRGIHTLRHSFATHLLEQGTRTYVLQQMLGHKSIRTTAKYLHISKEAISQVVSPADTVLQ; via the coding sequence ATGACACAACTTCGCAAGCAATTTGAAAGACACATGAGCCTTCACAGGCTTTCGCCCAAAACCCACAAAGCGTACATGAGCGCGATTAAATCCCTTGCGCTTCATTACAAACAGTCGCCAGACAAGTTAACCGATGAACAGCTCCAGAATTATCTGGACTATATCATTGTGGAGCGAAAGCTGTCATGGAACACCTGCAATGTTCAATTTTCCGGAATAAAACGATTTTGTAAGCACGTGTTAAAAAAAGAGCCCAAGCTGTCCATCCCGCCCAGACCCAAGGAAAGAAAGATTTTCATGGCACTGAGCCAGGAAGAGGTTGAGCGAATTTTAAACGCCTGTGGCAATCTCAAACATTACACTCTACTTTTGGCTGTTTACAGTGCAGGACTGAGGGTCAGCGAGGTGGTCAAGCTTCAACCCATCCACATCGAAAGATCTTGCAAGATGATCAGGATCGAACAGGGCAAAGGCCGAAAAGACAGGTATACGGTATTGTCAGATATCCTGTTGAAAACCCTTGAGAACTATTGGCAGACCTACCGTCAGGGTAAATGGATTTTCCCGGGTCAGACCAGGGCCAGGCATTTAACCATCGATTCAGCACAGCGGATTTATTATAAAGCCAAGATGAAGGCCGGTGTGGAACGGGGCCGAGGCATCCATACCCTGCGCCACAGCTTTGCGACCCATCTTCTGGAACAAGGGACCCGGACATACGTGCTTCAGCAGATGCTGGGCCATAAATCCATCAGGACCACGGCCAAGTATCTTCACATCAGCAAGGAGGCCATATCCCAGGTTGTAAGCCCGGCTGACACGGTGCTTCAATGA
- a CDS encoding IS256 family transposase gives MTEENTEFDFQKALKGIQEGKPFTGKGGVLTSLIKNLAEAALEGELESHLGQEVSANRRNGKSKKTIKSLDGKFELETPRDRAGTFSPQIVKKHQTTLSDEIERKIIALYGLGMSYNDMASHLQEIYGLEISNATLSTITDKIIHTVKEWQARPLENVYPIVWLDAIHYKVRENGKVGSKAVYTILGVNIEGRKEVLGLYISENEGANFWLQVLTDLSNRGVKDILIACVDGLKGFPEAIETIFPDTEVQLCVVHQIRNSLKYVGSKNKKKFMADLKRVYKAVNKDLAEEELDILENKWNDKYPIVIKSWRNNWERLSHFFKYPEEIRRIIYTTNTIEAVHRQFRKLTKTKGSFPNQDSLLKLLYMGIQNASKKWTMPIQNWSLTISQLAIFFEGRLDKELGI, from the coding sequence ATGACCGAAGAAAACACCGAATTTGATTTTCAAAAAGCCCTTAAAGGCATCCAGGAAGGTAAACCCTTCACAGGTAAGGGCGGCGTCCTTACATCATTAATCAAAAATCTTGCTGAAGCTGCTCTTGAAGGAGAGTTGGAGTCCCATCTCGGGCAGGAAGTTTCTGCCAACCGCCGTAATGGAAAAAGCAAAAAGACCATTAAATCCCTGGATGGTAAATTTGAGCTGGAAACCCCGCGTGACAGGGCCGGAACCTTCTCTCCACAGATCGTCAAAAAACATCAGACAACGCTCAGCGATGAAATTGAAAGAAAGATAATAGCCCTTTACGGCCTGGGCATGAGTTATAATGATATGGCTTCCCATTTACAGGAAATCTATGGACTTGAGATTTCAAATGCCACTCTGAGCACCATTACCGATAAAATCATCCATACCGTCAAAGAATGGCAGGCCAGGCCGTTGGAAAATGTGTACCCAATCGTATGGCTTGATGCCATACATTATAAAGTACGAGAAAACGGAAAGGTCGGCAGCAAAGCCGTTTACACAATTCTTGGGGTGAATATCGAGGGCCGCAAAGAGGTTCTTGGGCTGTACATATCCGAGAATGAGGGTGCGAACTTCTGGCTGCAGGTGTTAACAGACCTTTCAAACCGAGGGGTAAAAGATATCCTGATTGCCTGTGTTGATGGTCTAAAAGGTTTTCCCGAGGCCATTGAGACCATATTCCCGGACACAGAAGTTCAACTCTGCGTAGTCCACCAGATCCGAAATTCATTGAAATACGTTGGTTCCAAAAATAAAAAGAAATTTATGGCAGATCTAAAACGTGTTTATAAAGCGGTCAATAAGGATCTGGCCGAAGAAGAACTGGATATCTTGGAAAATAAATGGAATGACAAATACCCGATTGTGATAAAATCCTGGCGGAACAACTGGGAACGCCTCAGTCATTTCTTTAAATATCCAGAAGAGATTCGACGGATAATATACACCACAAATACCATTGAGGCTGTGCATCGACAGTTTCGAAAACTGACCAAAACAAAGGGATCATTCCCGAACCAGGACAGCCTGTTAAAGCTGCTTTACATGGGGATCCAGAACGCCAGTAAAAAATGGACAATGCCGATTCAAAATTGGTCACTGACAATTTCCCAGTTGGCAATTTTCTTTGAAGGCCGGCTGGATAAAGAGCTGGGAATTTGA
- a CDS encoding helix-turn-helix transcriptional regulator, whose protein sequence is MDTQQLAKIFKALGHPTRVKIVEHLIRINTCVCGEIVDIFPYSQSTISQHLKKLKEAGIVCGEVEGPKTYFCVDQKILEQFKTYINSL, encoded by the coding sequence ATGGACACCCAACAGCTGGCCAAAATTTTTAAGGCCCTGGGCCATCCCACCCGGGTTAAAATTGTGGAACATCTCATCCGGATAAACACCTGTGTATGCGGGGAAATCGTGGATATATTTCCCTATTCCCAGTCCACCATCAGCCAGCATTTAAAAAAACTCAAAGAGGCGGGGATTGTCTGCGGAGAGGTGGAGGGACCCAAAACCTATTTTTGTGTGGACCAAAAAATACTCGAGCAGTTTAAAACCTATATCAACTCTCTATAG
- a CDS encoding 4Fe-4S binding protein: MKKFKHYGAVATLVLNPDQCIGCALCTQVCPHQVFEMTDRSARISDLDACMECGACVTNCPTNALGVTPGVG, translated from the coding sequence ATGAAAAAATTTAAACATTATGGGGCCGTTGCCACCCTGGTCCTGAACCCGGATCAATGCATCGGATGTGCCCTGTGTACCCAGGTCTGCCCCCACCAGGTATTTGAAATGACAGACCGCTCGGCCAGAATTTCTGATCTTGACGCCTGCATGGAATGCGGGGCCTGTGTCACCAACTGCCCCACGAATGCCCTGGGCGTGACCCCGGGTGTGGGCTGA
- a CDS encoding MarR family transcriptional regulator — protein sequence MIEKQKIHGKFRSIMELALELEKKPRKFGTDKDLSHSEIHLIEIIGDHEGLSVTEISKLIGVTKGAISQSLKRLEKKGLTAKSTDPDNLSRVLVDLTAKGKTAHWAHKDWHENMDGGFNRYLEALDMEKTKFILEFLTRTEDFLHRRLNASE from the coding sequence ATGATTGAAAAACAAAAAATACACGGCAAGTTCAGATCCATCATGGAACTGGCATTGGAACTGGAAAAAAAACCCAGAAAATTTGGAACAGACAAGGATCTGTCACACTCTGAAATTCACCTCATAGAAATCATTGGGGATCACGAAGGGCTCAGTGTAACAGAGATTTCCAAGCTCATAGGAGTCACCAAAGGGGCCATTTCCCAAAGCCTTAAACGTCTTGAAAAAAAAGGGCTTACAGCCAAATCCACAGACCCTGATAACCTGTCCAGGGTTCTGGTGGACCTGACCGCCAAGGGAAAGACTGCCCACTGGGCCCACAAGGACTGGCATGAAAATATGGACGGGGGATTTAATCGGTACCTTGAAGCGCTGGACATGGAAAAGACCAAATTCATTCTGGAATTTTTAACCCGAACAGAGGATTTTCTGCACCGCAGGTTAAACGCTTCAGAATAA
- a CDS encoding methyltransferase domain-containing protein has protein sequence MYNSSFKGDVCSHSHSFVLDNFIRKIFQNPKRIIGPYIQPGDTVIDLGCGPGYFSIDMAKMVGDDGRVFAVDIQEQMLSKVAHKSVLNNLTQVVRLHQCTQEEIGLDKKIKANFILAFYMVHETLDQERFFAQVKNLLHPQGSFLIVEPPFHVSQKRFEKITQNALDHGFQIKGTPRGKGGKSILLTL, from the coding sequence ATGTACAATTCATCGTTTAAGGGTGATGTCTGCAGCCATAGTCATTCTTTTGTTCTGGACAATTTTATCCGAAAAATTTTTCAAAATCCCAAACGGATCATTGGGCCCTATATCCAGCCCGGAGATACGGTAATCGATCTTGGGTGCGGACCTGGATATTTCTCCATTGATATGGCAAAAATGGTGGGGGATGACGGCCGGGTCTTTGCCGTGGATATCCAGGAACAAATGCTTTCCAAGGTGGCCCATAAATCGGTATTGAACAATCTAACCCAGGTGGTCCGGCTTCACCAGTGCACCCAGGAAGAAATCGGCCTGGACAAAAAAATCAAGGCAAATTTCATCCTGGCCTTTTACATGGTCCATGAAACCCTGGATCAGGAACGCTTCTTTGCCCAGGTAAAAAACCTGCTCCATCCCCAGGGCAGCTTTCTCATTGTGGAACCCCCGTTTCATGTCTCCCAAAAGCGGTTTGAAAAAATCACCCAAAATGCGCTTGACCATGGATTTCAAATAAAAGGCACGCCCAGGGGCAAGGGCGGAAAAAGCATTCTTTTGACCCTGTAA
- a CDS encoding 3-deoxy-7-phosphoheptulonate synthase — protein MKQTYDVNVKEFKPLTSPATIKDELPVTDPVAQTVIQGRKDVENILKGKDKRLLVIAGPCSIHDTQAALEYAQKMKALREEVGDKINLIMRVYFEKPRTTVGWKGLINDPFLDSTHNIDQGLHCARSLLININAMGLPTATEILDTITPQYIAGLLTWVAIGARTTESQSHREMASGLSMPVGFKNGTDGSLSVAVNAMQASGAPQHFLGIDPNGSTAVVCTKGNPYGHIVLRGGPTPNYDPVSVGKAQDRLREKNLMDSVVIDCSHDNSGQKFKGLAFVFKSAVDQRLDGNDKIVGLMLESNLFEGNQKCKCCGDASTLKYGVSITDECISWESTEKLIRCAYDRL, from the coding sequence ATGAAACAGACCTATGATGTAAATGTCAAAGAATTCAAACCCCTGACCTCTCCGGCCACGATCAAAGACGAACTGCCCGTAACGGACCCCGTAGCCCAAACCGTTATCCAGGGCCGCAAGGATGTTGAAAATATTCTTAAAGGAAAAGATAAACGCCTTTTGGTCATTGCCGGACCCTGCTCCATCCATGATACCCAAGCTGCCCTGGAATATGCCCAGAAGATGAAAGCCTTGAGAGAAGAGGTGGGTGACAAGATAAACCTGATCATGCGGGTCTATTTTGAAAAACCCAGAACCACGGTGGGGTGGAAAGGCCTGATCAATGATCCCTTTCTGGATTCCACCCACAATATAGACCAGGGGCTTCATTGCGCACGCTCTTTGCTCATTAATATCAATGCCATGGGGCTGCCAACGGCCACGGAAATCCTGGACACCATCACCCCCCAGTATATTGCAGGGTTGCTCACCTGGGTGGCCATAGGTGCTAGGACCACAGAATCCCAGTCTCACAGGGAAATGGCTTCGGGACTTTCCATGCCCGTGGGATTTAAAAACGGCACCGACGGCAGCCTCTCAGTGGCTGTCAACGCCATGCAGGCCTCTGGTGCGCCCCAGCATTTTCTGGGCATTGATCCAAACGGGTCCACGGCAGTGGTCTGCACCAAGGGCAACCCGTACGGCCATATTGTCCTCAGGGGAGGTCCCACGCCCAATTACGATCCGGTCTCCGTGGGCAAAGCCCAGGATCGGCTCAGGGAAAAAAATCTCATGGATTCAGTGGTGATTGACTGCTCCCACGACAACTCCGGCCAAAAGTTCAAGGGCCTGGCCTTTGTTTTCAAAAGCGCCGTGGATCAGCGGTTGGACGGCAATGACAAAATTGTGGGCCTGATGCTGGAAAGCAATCTGTTCGAGGGCAACCAGAAATGCAAGTGCTGCGGAGATGCCTCCACCCTCAAATACGGGGTATCCATCACAGATGAATGCATCTCCTGGGAGAGCACAGAAAAACTTATCCGGTGTGCCTATGACCGCTTGTAA
- a CDS encoding hybrid sensor histidine kinase/response regulator, with translation MDKTKFSIMIVDDEADIREVLEIALADEGYEVILAEDGKQALELFHKARPLIVITDIKMPVMGGVELLRQVKQENPDTEVLMITGHGDMDLTISSLKFGAMDFITKPVNVDILSLSVSKAVEKIISRQKLVEYTQALELLVLEKSKLTSHLSSLGLMIGTISHDVKGVLTNLDGGLYLARSAMARQDTKGMAEGIDMLDQAIDRIKKLILDILMYSKERKILVKPVKVKAFAEEISKTMAVKIGSRPIRFCLVTDKAPEVMAADPGFMMSALVNILDNAIDACAEDGSGKDHLITLCIEEKKDHLSIRIQDNGCGMDMATREKIFELFYSSKSSKGTGFGLFIAHSIITQHKGRIEVESRVQKGTTFVIRLPLSAAT, from the coding sequence ATGGATAAAACAAAATTTTCAATCATGATTGTGGATGATGAGGCAGATATCAGGGAGGTGCTTGAGATTGCACTGGCAGATGAGGGATATGAGGTGATTCTGGCCGAAGACGGAAAACAGGCCCTGGAACTTTTTCATAAAGCGCGGCCTTTGATTGTGATTACGGATATTAAAATGCCGGTTATGGGCGGGGTGGAGCTGTTAAGGCAGGTCAAGCAGGAAAATCCTGATACCGAAGTGCTCATGATCACAGGACATGGGGATATGGACCTGACCATTTCAAGCCTGAAATTCGGGGCCATGGATTTTATCACCAAGCCGGTGAATGTGGATATTCTTTCCCTGTCCGTATCCAAGGCAGTTGAAAAAATTATTTCCCGGCAGAAACTGGTTGAATATACCCAGGCCCTGGAACTTTTAGTCCTGGAAAAGTCCAAGCTCACCAGTCATCTCTCTTCTTTGGGCCTGATGATCGGCACCATTTCCCATGATGTTAAAGGGGTGCTGACCAACCTGGACGGGGGGCTTTACCTGGCCCGGTCCGCCATGGCCCGGCAAGACACAAAAGGGATGGCAGAGGGCATTGATATGCTGGATCAGGCCATTGACCGGATCAAAAAACTGATTCTGGATATCCTCATGTATTCCAAGGAGCGCAAGATCCTGGTCAAACCGGTAAAGGTTAAGGCCTTTGCCGAAGAAATTTCTAAAACCATGGCCGTTAAAATAGGCAGCCGGCCCATCCGGTTCTGCCTGGTCACGGACAAGGCCCCTGAGGTCATGGCGGCAGACCCGGGGTTCATGATGTCGGCCCTGGTTAATATCCTGGACAATGCCATTGATGCCTGTGCAGAAGACGGTTCTGGAAAAGACCATCTTATCACGCTTTGCATTGAAGAGAAAAAAGATCATCTTTCCATCCGGATCCAGGATAATGGATGCGGGATGGACATGGCCACCCGGGAAAAAATATTTGAACTTTTTTATTCGTCCAAAAGTTCAAAAGGGACGGGTTTCGGCCTTTTTATCGCCCACAGCATCATCACCCAGCACAAGGGGCGTATCGAGGTGGAGTCCCGGGTTCAAAAAGGAACAACCTTTGTGATCCGCCTTCCCCTGTCTGCCGCCACCTAA